In one Candidatus Nomurabacteria bacterium genomic region, the following are encoded:
- the atpC gene encoding ATP synthase F1 subunit epsilon, translated as MKFQLITLLGTKVDQEAYEVVLPTAAGEIGVFPGHEPLVSIAVPGAIAVRYAKGDPDSKLEYFAISGGVIEVNPQGLRVLVDEADSGEDIIEAESKAALDRAMKMRESAKDQVELNKAKQLIDRHAVRLKVADLRRRHHR; from the coding sequence ATGAAATTTCAACTGATTACACTTCTGGGTACTAAAGTCGACCAGGAAGCCTACGAAGTCGTGTTGCCGACTGCTGCAGGAGAGATTGGTGTGTTCCCCGGACACGAGCCACTCGTCAGCATAGCTGTGCCAGGCGCGATTGCTGTTCGCTATGCCAAAGGTGATCCGGACAGCAAACTTGAATACTTCGCAATAAGCGGAGGCGTAATTGAAGTCAATCCTCAGGGATTACGCGTCCTTGTAGATGAAGCCGATAGCGGTGAAGATATTATTGAAGCCGAAAGCAAGGCAGCGCTAGATCGTGCCATGAAGATGCGCGAAAGCGCCAAAGATCAGGTTGAACTTAATAAGGCTAAGCAGCTCATCGATCGACATGCAGTTCGTCTGAAAGTCGCCGATTTGCGTCGCAGGCACCATCGGTAA